One region of Primulina huaijiensis isolate GDHJ02 unplaced genomic scaffold, ASM1229523v2 scaffold11459, whole genome shotgun sequence genomic DNA includes:
- the LOC140965660 gene encoding 11-beta-hydroxysteroid dehydrogenase 1A-like: MDLVTLFLNIFAPIFTFNAFLFLFPAYLCFRSLRYVFRSIFRENVAGKVVVIAGASSGIGEHLAYEYGSRGAYLVIGARRDKALREVAETARWLGSPLVIPLRTDISKVEDCKRLIEXFVFLLDELDHLVIPAGITPACMFEDSFDVTNFKPAMDINFWGPVYTTYFAAPYLRMTKGKIVAIASSNSWLNAPRLSYYNASKAAVVSFFETMRVEFGSDIGITIVMPGLVESEMTKGKILSKDGKMVVDQEMRDVVMSAVPIKSVDRCAKEIVNSVCRADKYLTVPSWFRALFFFKMMCPEALDWFNRWFCITEPETSPMSQKITKFPGLKEVVHPDSVRSPKIKT; this comes from the exons ATGGATTTGGTTACCTTGTTCTTGAACATTTTCGCACCAATATTCACCTTCAATGCGTTCTTGTTCTTGTTTCCAGCGTATCTTTGTTTCAGGTCGCTCCGCTACGTCTTCCGCTCCATTTTCCGGGAGAATGTCGCTGGAAAAGTTGTGGTAATCGCCGGAGCTTCTTCTGGAATCGGTGAG CATCTGGCTTATGAGTATGGTAGCAGAGGTGCATACTTGGTTATTGGGGCTAGAAGAGACAAGGCTTTGCGAGAGGTGGCGGAGACTGCCCGTTGGCTCGGCTCTCCACTGGTTATTCCTCTACGCACAGATATTTCGAAAGTTGAAGATTGCAAGCGTTTGATTGAANAATTTGTGTTTTTGTTAGACGAAT TGGATCATTTGGTGATACCAGCAGGGATCACTCCTGCGTGCATGTTCGAAGACAGCTTCGATGTTACAAACTTCAAACCTGCTATG GACATAAATTTCTGGGGTCCGGTCTATACTACTTATTTTGCCGCTCCATACCTGAGGATGACAAAGGGCAAGATTGTAGCGATTGCATCTTCCAACAGTTGGTTGAACGCACCAAGGCTAAGCTATTACAAT GCAAGCAAAGCTGCGGTTGTCAGTTTCTTTGAAACGATGCGAGTCGAGTTCGGGTCCGATATAGGAATTACTATTGTCATGCCCGGATTGGTTGAGTCGGAGATGACCAAGGGAAAAATCCTTTCAAAAGATGGAAAAATGGTAGTAGACCAAGAAATGCGAGAT GTTGTGATGAGCGCTGTTCCGATAAAGTCCGTGGACCGATGCGCGAAGGAGATTGTGAACAGTGTGTGCCGAGCAGACAAGTACTTGACGGTGCCATCTTGGTTCAGAGCATTGTTCTTCTTCAAGATGATGTGCCCGGAAGCACTAGATTGGTTTAACCGCTGGTTTTGCATCACCGAACCAGAAACGTCACCGATGAGCCAAAAAATAACGAAATTCCCAGGTTTGAAGGAAGTCGTACATCCAGATTCTGTCCGATCTCCCAAGATCAAAACCTGA